A genomic region of Stigmatopora nigra isolate UIUO_SnigA chromosome 16, RoL_Snig_1.1, whole genome shotgun sequence contains the following coding sequences:
- the LOC144209938 gene encoding uncharacterized protein LOC144209938: MLAVASLLVVLLLQMVVADVCCRWNSSCLFEASFPVGEEVVVLHWRHMSAGQVYVHSFYENAEQLDLQNQRFRGRTSLFKEKLKEGNTSLLLRNVVIDDSGTYQCYVRTDSGTNRSTIQVQVEAPVTAIQIRQVEGNRLLCSSEGIFPRPQIRWFFGPTLVQTPDSNSNVLQQGETKLFSVNSRLRLMGDGEYVCEVSTSNSSRRTTWSKTRDTKVWDIVLGMLGALLSICVVGIIYYIATDRCCRRELKTHEGTTDEEQAEKVPLGKKATSPEVSCPEITEVLEMAVDVDSPTGRYRASNNGQVVTCWKEIQLRYQNLVGKCLPVNHKVGCGKKTIANPAMAISITPTCAKTKWNANRPAGRTVKVIGQHRIMLAVASLLDVLLLQMVVADVWCRWNSSCLFEASFPVGEEVVVLHWRHMSAGQVYVHSFLENADQLDLQNQRVQGRTFLFKEKLKEGKASLLLRNVVIDDSGTYQCYVRTDSRTTLSTIQVHVEAPVTAIQIRQVEGNRLLCSSEGIFPRPQIRWFFGPALVQTPDSNSNVLQQAETKLFSVNSWLPLMGDGEYVCEVSTSKSSRRTTWSKTWDTKVWDIVLGMLGALLSICVVGITYYIAKDWCCRRELKTHEGTTDEEQAEKVPLGKKATSPEVSCPEITEVLEMAVDVDSPTGRYPASNNGQVVTCRKEVQLRYQNLVGKCLPVNHKGPSTCFFSRKL; this comes from the exons ATGTTAGCGGTGGCTTCGCTGCTGGTCGTCTTATTATTGCAAATGGTGGTCGCAG ACGTTTGTTGCCGTTGGAACTCGAGCTGCCTCTTTGAGGCAAGCTTCCCCGTAGGAGAGGAGGTGGTGGTGCTCCACTGGCGACACATGTCAGCGGGTCAAGTCTACGTTCACTCCTTCTACGAAAACGCCGAACAACTGGACCTCCAGAACCAACGCTTCCGGGGGAGAACCTCGCTCTTCAAGGAAAAACTCAAAGAGGGGAACACATCTTTACTACTGAGGAACGTTGTCATCGATGATAGCGGGACGTACCAGTGCTACGTGAGAACCGACAGCGGAACCAACCGGTCTACAATCCAAGTCCAGGTTGAAG CTCCAGTCACGGCGATCCAGATCCGACAAGTTGAAGGCAACCGACTGCTTTGCAGCTCGGAGGGAATCTTCCCTCGACCCCAAATCCGCTGGTTCTTCGGGCCCACTTTGGTGCAAACTCCGGACAGCAACTCCAACGTCCTCCAGCAGGGAGAGACAAAACTTTTCAGCGTCAATAGCCGGCTCCGCCTGATGGGCGACGGCGAATACGTCTGCGAAGTCAGCACCTCCAACAGCAGTCGAAGAACTACGTGGAGTAAAACAC GGGATACCAAAGTGTGGGACATTGTTTTAGGGATGCTGGGAGCGCTGCTATCCATATGTGTGGTGGGCATCATCTATTACATCGCGACGGATCGGTGTTGCCGCCGTGAACTGAAGACACATGAAG GGACAACGGATGAGGAACAAGCGGAAAAGGTTCCTCTGGGAAAAAAGGCGACGTCACCGGAGGTGAGTTGTCCAGAGATCACGGAGGTTCTAGAAATGGCAGTCGACGTGGACAGCCCAACGGGACGCTACCGGGCCTCAAACAATGGACAAGTCGTTACCTGTTGGAAAGAGATCCAGCTTCGCTATCAGAACCTGGTGGGAAAGTGCttgccagtcaatcacaaaGTGGGATGCGGGAAAAAAACAATCGCAAATCCTGCAATGGCCATTTCCATCACGCCAACTTGCGCCAAGACAAAGTGGAATGCGAACCGCCCAGCTGGGAGGACT GTGAAGGTGATTGGACAACATAGGATCATGTTAGCGGTGGCTTCGCTGCTGGACGTCTTATTATTGCAAATGGTGGTCGCAG ACGTTTGGTGCCGTTGGAACTCGAGCTGCCTCTTTGAGGCAAGCTTCCCCGTAGGAGAGGAGGTGGTGGTGCTCCACTGGCGACACATGTCAGCGGGTCAAGTCTACGTTCACTCCTTCTTAGAAAACGCTGACCAACTGGACCTCCAGAACCAACGCGTCCAAGGAAGAACCTTTCTGTTTAAGGAAAAACTTAAAGAGGGGAAAGCGTCTTTGTTACTGAGGAACGTTGTCATCGATGATAGCGGGACGTACCAGTGCTACGTGAGAACCGACAGCAGAACCACCCTGTCTACAATCCAAGTCCACGTTGAAG CTCCAGTCACGGCGATCCAGATCCGACAAGTTGAAGGCAACCGACTGCTTTGCAGCTCGGAGGGAATCTTCCCTCGACCCCAAATCCGCTGGTTCTTCGGGCCCGCTTTGGTGCAAACTCCGGACAGCAACTCCAACGTCCTCCAGCAGGCAGAGACAAAACTTTTCAGCGTCAATAGCTGGCTCCCCCTGATGGGCGACGGCGAATACGTCTGCGAAGTCAGCACCTCCAAAAGCAGTCGAAGAACTACGTGGAGTAAAACAT GGGATACCAAAGTGTGGGACATTGTTTTAGGGATGCTGGGAGCGCTGCTATCCATATGTGTGGTGGGCATCACCTATTACATCGCGAAGGATTGGTGTTGCCGCCGTGAACTGAAGACACATGAAG GGACAACGGATGAGGAACAAGCGGAAAAGGTTCCTCTGGGAAAAAAGGCGACGTCACCGGAGGTGAGTTGTCCAGAGATCACGGAGGTTCTAGAAATGGCAGTCGACGTGGACAGCCCAACGGGACGCTACCCGGCCTCAAACAATGGACAAGTCGTTACCTGTCGGAAAGAGGTCCAGCTTCGCTATCAGAACCTGGTGGGAAAGTGCttgccagtcaatcacaaaGGGCCATCTACATGTTTTTTCAGCAGAAAGTTGTAA